The following are encoded in a window of Pseudomonas sp. St316 genomic DNA:
- a CDS encoding 3-hydroxyacyl-CoA dehydrogenase has product MSQTPFDIQRAAVVGAGTMGRGIVMCLANAGVAVQWVDNNPQMLEQALVAVAETYAHGVRQGRIDQGEADARIARVTGAQDYAAIRNVDLVIEAVYENLELKQKIFRELDGLLKPEAILASNTSALDIDAIAAVTHRPTQVLGLHFFSPAHIMKLLEIVRGAHTSTAVLDAALVLGKRMGKVSVVSGNCHGFIGNRMLHPYVLEARKMLLEGALPHQVDAALQGFGFAMGPFRMYDVVGIDLEWRARELAGKGQDAPEVQVDNRLCELGRFGQKSGNGYYHYEPGSRQAEHDVEVDALVLRVSEALGFQRRLIGPEEILERCLLALVNEGARILQEGIAESAHDIDLVYLNGYGFPADKGGPMAWADSQGLENIHARLLALETKQGDQWKPARLVGELAAQGKGFANR; this is encoded by the coding sequence ATGAGCCAGACACCTTTTGATATTCAGCGCGCCGCGGTGGTCGGTGCAGGCACCATGGGGCGGGGCATCGTGATGTGCCTGGCCAATGCCGGCGTGGCGGTGCAGTGGGTCGACAACAATCCGCAGATGCTCGAGCAGGCTCTGGTCGCTGTGGCCGAGACCTATGCCCACGGCGTGCGCCAGGGCCGTATCGACCAGGGTGAGGCCGATGCACGGATCGCCCGGGTGACAGGGGCGCAGGATTATGCGGCGATCCGCAATGTGGACCTGGTGATCGAAGCGGTTTACGAAAACCTCGAGCTCAAACAGAAAATCTTTCGTGAACTGGACGGCTTGCTCAAGCCCGAGGCTATCCTGGCGAGCAACACCTCGGCGCTGGACATCGATGCCATCGCCGCTGTCACCCACCGGCCAACCCAGGTCCTGGGCCTGCATTTCTTCAGCCCGGCGCACATCATGAAGTTGCTGGAAATCGTTCGCGGCGCACACACCTCCACAGCGGTGCTGGACGCGGCGTTGGTGCTGGGCAAGCGCATGGGCAAGGTCAGCGTTGTATCAGGCAACTGCCATGGCTTCATCGGCAACCGGATGCTTCATCCTTATGTGCTGGAAGCGCGCAAGATGCTGCTGGAGGGGGCATTGCCCCATCAGGTGGATGCGGCGTTGCAAGGCTTCGGCTTCGCCATGGGGCCGTTTCGCATGTACGACGTCGTGGGCATCGACCTGGAGTGGCGCGCCCGTGAGCTGGCGGGCAAGGGCCAGGATGCACCCGAGGTGCAGGTGGACAATCGTCTGTGCGAGCTGGGACGGTTCGGCCAGAAAAGCGGCAATGGGTACTATCACTACGAGCCGGGCAGTCGACAGGCCGAGCACGATGTCGAGGTCGATGCGCTGGTGCTACGGGTCAGTGAAGCGCTGGGTTTCCAGCGTCGCCTGATCGGCCCGGAGGAAATCCTTGAGCGTTGCTTGCTGGCGCTGGTCAACGAGGGGGCCAGGATCCTGCAGGAAGGCATTGCCGAGTCGGCCCACGATATCGATCTGGTCTACCTCAACGGCTACGGCTTCCCTGCGGACAAGGGCGGACCGATGGCCTGGGCCGACAGCCAGGGGCTGGAGAATATTCACGCACGCCTGCTGGCGCTCGAAACGAAGCAGGGCGACCAGTGGAAGCCCGCGCGCCTGGTCGGCGAACTGGCAGCACAGGGCAAGGGCTTTGCGAACCGATAG
- a CDS encoding thioesterase family protein produces the protein MPQRSEYPHLQPITTRWHDNDVYGHVNNVTYYSFFDSAVNTYLIEVGGLDIHDGEVVGFVVSSACDYFASIAFPDRIEIGLRVGKLGSSSVQYELAVFKVGEEEACAAGRFVHVFVDRASNRPVAIADRLRGALEQLVV, from the coding sequence ATGCCGCAACGTAGCGAATACCCACACCTGCAGCCCATTACCACGCGCTGGCACGACAACGATGTGTACGGTCACGTCAACAACGTCACCTACTACAGCTTTTTCGATAGCGCCGTGAATACCTACCTGATCGAAGTCGGCGGCCTGGATATCCATGATGGAGAAGTGGTGGGATTCGTGGTGAGTTCGGCTTGCGACTACTTCGCCTCGATCGCCTTTCCAGACCGGATTGAAATCGGCCTGCGGGTCGGCAAGCTGGGCAGCAGTTCAGTGCAGTACGAGCTGGCGGTGTTCAAGGTGGGCGAGGAGGAGGCCTGCGCGGCGGGGCGTTTTGTTCACGTATTCGTGGACCGGGCGTCGAATCGGCCGGTGGCGATTGCGGATCGGCTACGTGGGGCTTTGGAACAGTTGGTGGTCTGA
- a CDS encoding glycine zipper domain-containing protein, with amino-acid sequence MKFSSILLLSLSLASGIASAGGTAEAGVGGALGGVLGSVVGQSLGGNTGSTIGAALGGAGGSAVGADKHSRGEAAIGGALGAAGGNVVGRSVGGSTGSLIGAAAGGGAGGALGNYMGKDDDDDRRYDDRRGDRRYYRDGHPGRGHAYGHRKKHHRYYRD; translated from the coding sequence ATGAAGTTCTCCTCCATTCTCTTGTTGTCCCTTAGCCTGGCCAGTGGCATCGCTTCCGCCGGTGGTACTGCCGAAGCAGGTGTGGGCGGCGCATTGGGCGGGGTTTTGGGTTCGGTCGTCGGCCAGTCCCTGGGCGGCAACACCGGCTCCACTATCGGCGCAGCGCTGGGCGGCGCGGGCGGCAGTGCAGTCGGTGCAGACAAACACAGTCGCGGCGAAGCAGCCATCGGCGGCGCACTGGGCGCAGCCGGCGGTAACGTGGTCGGCCGTAGCGTCGGCGGCAGCACCGGTAGCCTGATCGGTGCGGCAGCGGGCGGTGGCGCTGGTGGCGCTCTGGGTAACTACATGGGCAAGGACGACGACGATGACCGTCGTTATGACGATCGCCGTGGTGACCGTCGCTATTACCGTGACGGCCACCCAGGTCGTGGCCATGCCTACGGGCATCGCAAAAAACATCATCGCTACTACCGCGACTAA